tttattccaatggggtgaacccctatttatacaaatacaagagtgagatattaagaaactaagaaaaaggaaaactaaggaaaagaggaatattgattacaattcatggtaataaataaaagatttggacatccacataattaataatatttataacaaaaaaagtATTATCGCATAATGATGTAAACATATCGCACACAAATCACAAAATCGCACAAAATCGCAAGGACATCGTTTAATGTCGCCAAAAAGAATGAAAGTCATCCCTGACCTCTGATTTCTGTTGGCATCGCACAAAAAATCGCACAATGGTGTACAAAATCGCAAAAAttcgaaaaacccagaaaaaaaaaaaaaccactgtTTGGATATGAACTCTACTTTCATTTCAGATCACAAAAATGACATAATACAACAAATAATGTGTAGATCcatgaaatataataaaaaccaacaatattttatataaaaaatacttaCCCATTACTTTTGGAGTGAGGAAAATGAAAATTTTTGTGAGGAAAATAAAGCTTTTGGAGGTCCTACTGTGTGGTTGTGGTCCGTCGTGGTTGAGGTGCAACTGAGGTCGTCGTGCGTGGTGGTCCGACTGGTTTTGGTGGGTGGTGGGTGGTGGTGGGTGAGGGAAAACgagagaatgagagagagagagaaatgaagGTGAGGTTTTTTGGTTTTGATGGAAGGGTATTTTAGGgttaaaaaagaattaaaagtatagttaaaaaatatatagtgaGAGGAATATTTTAAAACCATGTGTAATCTTTTagcattaaatatcaaatttcccaactaaaaaaagctcaaaaaaataaatgattcaaacaacaataaaaagaacttataaacaactaaaatataacaataaagATAAAATAAGAAACTACAAAACCACAATAAATCAACAtagttattaaaaatttataaataaaatactaaattataaaaaacaaaatcaataaagATAACACCAAAACACTATCATGAAGAAAAAAGCTtaacttaaagaagaagaaaaattgaAAACGAATATGTGTTCTTTCTTTTAAGGCATTTCATCAAACACATGTGTCAACGGTatctttatatacatatatacccAAAAACTCAACTtagaaaagattaaaaaaaacacaaaatttatAGAGAAATTAGTATAATCAGTGGCAAACAAATACCTCAGCagcaatatttttaaaaaatactcaaTTCAAAACTTCCATTCATGtttaaacaaaataagaaaaaaatttacaGACTTTAATATAAAAACTTGAATGACAAAAAAATAAACCACATGTaatagctttaaaaacataggAACGACCGAGACAAACCCGGAACGTTGTTTCCCAAATTGGATGGCGACATAGGAGGGGTTGCAAACAACTAGGAACTGGTAACAATGTCTTGATGACGACGTGGGAGCTTGGAGAAAAAAATCTGTGATGGTGGGACTTGGAGATGAGACCTGCAACGATAGAGATTGGAGACGAGATTTCCAACGGTAGGAGATTGGAAGTGACTGCCATTGAAAGTGAGAAGTGTAGAACGAGTGAGGGAAGATGAAATGATATTTTTgcaaatataaaagtttaaaaagaaatttttttaatatttataggtATAAAAGTTTAGATACTCTtataaaagtatttttataaataaaattgtttattaaattttttatgtaaaaatttcatcaaacaaaCTTTGGCCCACCGTATATATTACAAGATAAGTCTACAGTGCACTCCTTAAATAGGTGTTTCGATAGACCTGCTATATATTTCGGCATTCAAGagagttttttagtttttttttttcatgagtGCATACGTTGTACCTATTTATGActacttgtaaatttttaaaaaatttcaagtagTTTGCAATGTTGAAAATAAGTCTTACATATTTATTACATGTGCGACTACTAAATTTatgtttaaactttattttcggCACTATAAACTATTCGACActttctaaaaatttataaatgatcATAAGAAGTTACAACGTatgcaataataaaaaaaattaaactaaaaagcTCTCCTAAATACCACCGAAACAAATATGGGCTACCAAAGCAACCTTCAAGAGAGTCTACAGAAATTTCCTATTATCATATTTACGTATTTGGTTCAATATAAGATAAGTACTTACATACCTGGACCTTTATGGAGAAGAAGCACTCCCAATTTTTATATTGCACGATTGTTCACCAACTTCAGACATATTTTGATCATTTTCCTTCTTGATCCATGTTCCATCTTTTTGTACAAAACTGTAATTAATTTCGATGTTGGGGATGTGAAGCCATTCTTTTAAACAAGAATGTTCAAGGATGGCAGAGTCACCAATTCTCAACTCCTCCAATGGCGTCATTCTTAGAAAGCCAGGAAGTGCTTCCAAACTACGACAATATGTGATTCGTAATGAACGTAGACAAGGCATAACTTTTGAGCTTGATGAACTACTTGTTGCtgctgttgctgttgttttacTCCCTTCCCATTTTTTCCATTGTGAGAAGTAATTAAACCAAAGTTTCCTCAATTTCGGGAATGAGTCTTCTTCTTCATGATTAATTCCCCAAAACTCAATACCAATATATTTCACACTAGAAAATATGGATAGTTGAAGTGATTCCAAACATGGCAATTTCCCTAGAGGAGGTAAAGTTTCACAATTATCAAAACCCAAAAGAGAAAGATATTTCAAGTTGATCAATGAAGTCATCCAACTTGGGGATTTGGCTCCATGGTACTGACTGATTGTTAAAAGTTTCAAGTTTGGATGTGGTTTCAGGGCTTCAAGTATCATATCTTCATTTTGTGGATTTGCTTCCTCTTCAACACTACTTCCATCGAATACTCTAAAGTTTAAACTCAACTCCAAGAGCTCTTTCATATTTCCAAGGCTTATCTTTTCAGCTTCACCCACATTTGCTAAATTCACACACCGTTTTATACGAAAAAATCCTTGAAAGCGATCATAGAAGTTTGGATTCTTCAAATCTCCAAATGGAAAATATGCTTCTTTGTTATTTTTGGGTATGGGAATCATTCCTAGCTTTTGAATACTAGTAAGTTTTCCAACCCCTTTTGGTAACCCTTGCAACTCAGAACAACCATCCACATAAAGACATCTCAACTTTACCACTTTTCCAATTCCTTCTGGTAGTCTTTGAAGATTATAGCACTTACTTAGATTTAAAGTTTGTAGGTTACATAAATCACACAATGACTCCGGCAATATCCTCAAATTGGAATTGTTTGAAAGATCAAGATATCTCAAATGTATCAAAGTGGAAATATTTTGGGGTAGATTGGTCACACCTGGAGCTGGAAGACATAATGTTCGAAGACCTTTTAGATTCTTGACAATGAAATCATAATCAAGTACTACTTCAATGTCATCTATTGAAATTACAAGTGTACGCAATTTCCTTTGAACATCTCTTTTGATATCCTTCAAAATGAGAACTTTGTCTGAGGAATTTGATTTTACATTTAGCAAATTCAAATGAGAAACTTTATGCTCCAAAGACTTCATTCCTAGTTTGATGTCGTCACATtcaataacaataatcttaCTTTTTGCTAAAAATTGAGTGAAGTCATGCACAATATCATGCATTTGGTAATAAAGTCTTGGATCAAAGAAACCCGATGCATTGAATTCTTGAAAGTATTCATCAAAGAATGAACGCATGACTAAACTGTCGAAACACTCTTGACCTGTTTTCGAATCACCAACATAACCTTGTGACATCCACATGTCAATCAATGTATCTCTTTCAAATCTATAGTCTTTTGGAAATAGGGAACAATAAGAATAACAACACTTTTCCAAAGGAGATAAGTCATAAAAACTTAACATCAATGGAGCAAAAATCTCTTCTTCAACGACTTTTGAATCCCACAATTTGTTTTGTAAAATGTCATTCCACTGACTCAAACTCTTTCTATAGTACATGAGACCTCCTAAAACTTTTGCAACAAGAGGTAAGCCCTTACACTTACTAGCAATTTTTCTTCCAATTTCTTCTAGTAAGTTAACCTCATTTTCTTCTCCCTCTACAAATACTAGTTGTCTAATAATGAACCAACATTGTTCATCAGACAATTTCTTAAGTGTAATCTTGCTAGTAATTGCCCTCATCATTATAGTGACCTCATCTTTTCTTGTTGTCACTAATATCCTACTACCCGCACCACCCTGCATAAGGGGTTGCTTTAATTGTTCCCACTTTAATTTCTCCTCAGTCCATACATCATCTAAGACAAGAAGGAACTTTATCCCTTTGATAGAGTTACTAATGCATTGCACTAAACTCTCTAGCTCATCATAATTTTGGGCATTTCCTCCCAACCCATCAACAATTGCCTTAGCAACTCTTTTTTGATCAAAAGGATCTGAGACACACACCCAAATTCTCTTATCAAAGTGAGCCTTAACACTATCATCATTATAAGCTAGTTGGGCAAGGGTGGTTTTGCCAAGTCCCCCCATTCCTACAATAGGAATTATATCAATCCCTTTACCACTCTTTTGACTACTATCACATATCAACTTACTCACTAAAATTTCCTTATCATCATCTCGACCATGTATTTCAGTTTCTTCAACCATAGAAATAGTAGTGATTCTTGATTTGACTATGGAACTAGGAATGTATTGTTGTTGAGCATACATTCCAATAGCCCCCAAAACTATGCCATGCTCATGGCCATCTTTTTTTAAACTATCTAGCTCATTAGTCAATTTCTTAATTCTTTTAGCAAAGTCATAGTGCCTAATCACTTGATTAACTTTTTTGAAACAAAACCAAGAAGAGGGAAGTGCTGGAAAGCATACCTTCTTTGCACAAACACGATCACTACTCTCATCACCATCTTCACCAATACCCTTTCCTCCTTGATCAAATTTCTCGATTTCGCACTTGAGAATGGCAGAGTTCCACTCATCCAGCACATCATCCATGTCGAATGATATATCTTCGAGGTCACTTAGCCACTGTTTCAGCCATTGAGAGTCCAGCTGTCTCGTCCCAGCATCTACCAATAAATCTTGGATGTATTTCAGACTTTTTTTGAGCCTTTTCACATCTTTCTTCACATTCTGGACCAATCCCACATTTTCATCAATCTTTGCAAGGGCACTAGAAACAAACTGATCAACAAGTGCACTGGTGAAAGCATCAGCCATAGCCACAATCTTTTTGCCTGAATGTATAGTTGGAGAAGGAATTGATAAAAGATATGCTAGACTTGCTAGTTATACACAATTTATATCAATAAGTGTTGTTCACATaatacaatataaataaataaatataatatgacTTATCATTGATATGGATGTGTTTGCgtataactttataatatttgtagtagtgactTTACAGCATTCGAAGTCTTTGACCGTTATGCAATGCCAAATTCATAGTGCTATATATATGTGGTTGTTGATAACTTGATATGGTATTAGTGTTTGTTTTTTTCAATCTAAAAAGAAGGGTATCCCAGAACAATCTCTAAACTTTTAATCTTGTCGACTAAATGTCTATCCTAAGTTCACACCTAATATTCTTacaaaaaaaatcctaataataatatatactagcaaaattGTATAGCCGCTCTAGTttagtttaaaatataaatatttgtttgGTCTAAAGGAAAGATATCTTTTCAAAAGCAAATAATTAGTGGAGACATAGGGCTCCACCTCCCCTCGCTAGAACCAAACTAGTAAAGTTCAAAGAAGCtgcccagcttgttacaaaATGAGCAGACTTGTTCAAAAGTcttagaatccaaacaacttCAATAGTGAATATACAACTAAAGgaatctaaaatattaaaaatagtctgacaaaaaaattatttttatatattaaaagtgactACCTTCCAAATCTTGGTTTAACAGGGTTGTtttaacag
This Cannabis sativa cultivar Pink pepper isolate KNU-18-1 chromosome 6, ASM2916894v1, whole genome shotgun sequence DNA region includes the following protein-coding sequences:
- the LOC115725237 gene encoding putative disease resistance protein RGA3 isoform X1; its protein translation is MMTERKEGTMETGGKKIVAMADAFTSALVDQFVSSALAKIDENVGLVQNVKKDVKRLKKSLKYIQDLLVDAGTRQLDSQWLKQWLSDLEDISFDMDDVLDEWNSAILKCEIEKFDQGGKGIGEDGDESSDRVCAKKVCFPALPSSWFCFKKVNQVIRHYDFAKRIKKLTNELDSLKKDGHEHGIVLGAIGMYAQQQYIPSSIVKSRITTISMVEETEIHGRDDDKEILVSKLICDSSQKSGKGIDIIPIVGMGGLGKTTLAQLAYNDDSVKAHFDKRIWVCVSDPFDQKRVAKAIVDGLGGNAQNYDELESLVQCISNSIKGIKFLLVLDDVWTEEKLKWEQLKQPLMQGGAGSRILVTTRKDEVTIMMRAITSKITLKKLSDEQCWFIIRQLVFVEGEENEVNLLEEIGRKIASKCKGLPLVAKVLGGLMYYRKSLSQWNDILQNKLWDSKVVEEEIFAPLMLSFYDLSPLEKCCYSYCSLFPKDYRFERDTLIDMWMSQGYVGDSKTGQECFDSLVMRSFFDEYFQEFNASGFFDPRLYYQMHDIVHDFTQFLAKSKIIVIECDDIKLGMKSLEHKVSHLNLLNVKSNSSDKVLILKDIKRDVQRKLRTLVISIDDIEVVLDYDFIVKNLKGLRTLCLPAPGVTNLPQNISTLIHLRYLDLSNNSNLRILPESLCDLCNLQTLNLSKCYNLQRLPEGIGKVVKLRCLYVDGCSELQGLPKGVGKLTSIQKLGMIPIPKNNKEAYFPFGDLKNPNFYDRFQGFFRIKRCVNLANVGEAEKISLGNMKELLELSLNFRVFDGSSVEEEANPQNEDMILEALKPHPNLKLLTISQYHGAKSPSWMTSLINLKYLSLLGFDNCETLPPLGKLPCLESLQLSIFSSVKYIGIEFWGINHEEEDSFPKLRKLWFNYFSQWKKWEGSKTTATAATSSSSSSKVMPCLRSLRITYCRSLEALPGFLRMTPLEELRIGDSAILEHSCLKEWLHIPNIEINYSFVQKDGTWIKKENDQNMSEVGEQSCNIKIGSASSP
- the LOC115725237 gene encoding putative disease resistance protein RGA3 isoform X2, with the translated sequence MADAFTSALVDQFVSSALAKIDENVGLVQNVKKDVKRLKKSLKYIQDLLVDAGTRQLDSQWLKQWLSDLEDISFDMDDVLDEWNSAILKCEIEKFDQGGKGIGEDGDESSDRVCAKKVCFPALPSSWFCFKKVNQVIRHYDFAKRIKKLTNELDSLKKDGHEHGIVLGAIGMYAQQQYIPSSIVKSRITTISMVEETEIHGRDDDKEILVSKLICDSSQKSGKGIDIIPIVGMGGLGKTTLAQLAYNDDSVKAHFDKRIWVCVSDPFDQKRVAKAIVDGLGGNAQNYDELESLVQCISNSIKGIKFLLVLDDVWTEEKLKWEQLKQPLMQGGAGSRILVTTRKDEVTIMMRAITSKITLKKLSDEQCWFIIRQLVFVEGEENEVNLLEEIGRKIASKCKGLPLVAKVLGGLMYYRKSLSQWNDILQNKLWDSKVVEEEIFAPLMLSFYDLSPLEKCCYSYCSLFPKDYRFERDTLIDMWMSQGYVGDSKTGQECFDSLVMRSFFDEYFQEFNASGFFDPRLYYQMHDIVHDFTQFLAKSKIIVIECDDIKLGMKSLEHKVSHLNLLNVKSNSSDKVLILKDIKRDVQRKLRTLVISIDDIEVVLDYDFIVKNLKGLRTLCLPAPGVTNLPQNISTLIHLRYLDLSNNSNLRILPESLCDLCNLQTLNLSKCYNLQRLPEGIGKVVKLRCLYVDGCSELQGLPKGVGKLTSIQKLGMIPIPKNNKEAYFPFGDLKNPNFYDRFQGFFRIKRCVNLANVGEAEKISLGNMKELLELSLNFRVFDGSSVEEEANPQNEDMILEALKPHPNLKLLTISQYHGAKSPSWMTSLINLKYLSLLGFDNCETLPPLGKLPCLESLQLSIFSSVKYIGIEFWGINHEEEDSFPKLRKLWFNYFSQWKKWEGSKTTATAATSSSSSSKVMPCLRSLRITYCRSLEALPGFLRMTPLEELRIGDSAILEHSCLKEWLHIPNIEINYSFVQKDGTWIKKENDQNMSEVGEQSCNIKIGSASSP